The following nucleotide sequence is from Pochonia chlamydosporia 170 chromosome 4, whole genome shotgun sequence.
TGAAGGCAGGGAATGCGTGTTTCTTTAACCCAACGCTGTTGTGAATTCGCTCCTTTAGTTGTACGGAATACCAAGCCGTTGAACTGACAACACGACTTCTGACCTCATCCCTGAATAGTCCGGCGCCTAATCTCCCCGTGCCGTCTGCTTCATCCATCAGCGCAAATAATTAGAACGGCACAATTCTGGTGTGGCTGACAAGTCAGCCGTGGCTACAGATAACAAGGCTAGTTTGAGTGTATGAGAACCTCCAAGGTGGAACGGACACGGCTTGCCTTATTCTATGGTGATCCTGTGCGGAGAATACTATTTCCCCCTCAAGAGACAGCCTTGTATGTAGGGAGATGAATGGTGTGGACGATAGTGAGAGGGCGCAATGGGAGTATATAACAGAGTTTTCTGCCACAGGAAGTCACCAGAAGGTCACAATGCTCCGAAGAATGATGATTCTACAAGTCTTTAGCGTGGTTAAGTTATGAACGCTTGAAAGACAAGAGACATCTCGACACCAGCTTCAATAGCAAATAAGCACCACTTGCTCCCCTGCCGCTGGGCTACATCTTGTTCTACCAACCGTGCCCgccagccaagtcaaccCATAATCCTTCGTCATGGCCCTGGTGGAAGATAAAACCAGACCTCAAGACGTTGAATCTCACAATGCCGAAGCCCTCAATCTCGAGTCGACCACCAGTGAGCCTTCGTCTGAATCCACGCCAAACCCGCAAAGACCTCAGCCACCATAGGCGATATCATCGCAGCAGTGGACAAGCTCGTCGGTTTCATCATCAAGTTATTTCTGGATGTTGCGACAGTTTCCATCCTGCCACTGGTTTTGGGCTATTTTGCTGTTTCGAGGCTATATCTCAGCGCAAGGACAAACCATCAATCCCAGGTCGTGAACCAGATAGCACTGTTGGCCCGGTCTCTAGAACACGAGAATGTAAGACTATAGGGCagtccttttttttttacaaGTTCTTTGGTTCACTGACTAATGAAACGTAGGTTAGCGAAACATGCGATCAACTTCTCACAGACGGCGGATATCTTTGGAACATCAAGAGCACGTTGTTCAGCACCCAAGATAGCCATCCACCTCCATGGGACAACAAACTGCGCGGGGGTGTAGTGCGCACGCGGCCGAGCCAAAGTGGTGTGGACTCGCTGAAGGCTTTGACCTCTGTTGCAATCGTCTTTGCATCGGTGTATGGATACTTTCTCTGCGAGCTTACAAGAATGAAGGTTCTAAAAATGATGCGTTGAACGGTTAGCGAGACAATAGCTCAATATGCCAGCACGAGGGACTGGGCCAGAGGGCTGCTAGTACTTCCAGAAAGCAGGCAAGCAATGAACAGAATTGAGATCCGTCAACTCTTACGAGGTGTCAAAGAGATGGGACAAAGACTCAGGGGCTTGCGTCGATAGAGTATCTGCTTCCAATTTTGACGACCTCAGATGTGTTCGGTGCGGGTGTATCGCGGCGTGCGAAGCGAAGGGCAGCGAATCGAACCAGACAGCTTAGGAACCAGCTGTCTCAATGGAAGTCGGGGTTATTAACCCAACAGACGTTATTGAAGAGAAACGATGATTATAAGTGGGTGTGCAAGCCTAATACAGCTTCTAGTCCTGTATTCCTCCTACTTGTGTGGACCACCGGATCAACTGTCGAGCATGGAGACTTCGAGTCTACTCCCTATTGCCACACCGAGTGCCTCATAACATCCACAGTACTTTACTTTCTACCCTCTTAAAGCATAAACGGCATTGAGGAGAGAGCCAAGGTATCAAGCCGTTATGAAAGCATTCCACGTGTTACTCGGAAGCTTATAGATGTAACCATCTGCAACTGTGCACAACAATCACCAAACGCCCAATTATAACGTCCATTTCTAAGTACTTTATTTCCCCTCTCTTGCAGCATAAACGGGTGAGGGATTGAGTTTGCGGGTGGTGTGCTGACCTGCTTCGCGCGCATGATGCTGCATGAGTTGGCCAATCATGGCTGAATGCATGAAGCAGCAGTTGCAGAGCTGTTGGTTGGAACCAACTGAGTGAATATTGATTGGAGAGGGTTGAGTATTGATTGTATGTGCATTAATTAGTACCTAGCTTAGTGACTGGGGGGATTTGAAGCTCAGTGTTGTATGATGACATGGGGATAGCCGCTGATTGAAGTGTACCAGACGCAGTACTGTACAGGCTCCAGCCCAGTTTGTAATGTACGGAAAGGTACAGTATGAGCTTCGCTCAGTAGAAGCCCGGGCAGAAAATTGTCCGAGTGTTTTACTTGTCGAGTTTCCCAGCCACTGCCTCCTGAAGCGGGAGTCAAAGTCGCTTCCAAATACCCTCGTAGGAATCTATTGTTGGCATCACTTAACCATGTTGAAACTCATGCATGCTCATCTGCTGTGTGAGCTGAGCTGTACGGTTGCGTGGATAGTAATCACGCCTGGTTTCCTATCTCAGCTTCTATAAAAAGAGCCAACCAACACCGTGTTACCACCGACTGGTCACAAGTTCTTGCCTTTTAGCTTTTACTGGCCTAGTTGCTCCGTCCATATCTAAATGGTTGGGCAATGAGGCAGCTATGCATCGAAGTGGAAACTCACCGTGAGGTTGTGGTTTAGTTGCACAAGGCGCACATTGCCGCCTTCAGCTTGATGGCTCCCAAAGATGATTCGGGGACAAGGCTGTAAGCTTGGAAATATGGCTGCTTTGAGTAAGTTTTGGACTCATGGTATTTTACGTCAAGAAACTAGAATAAAATTTGACGAAAAAACATCGTTTCTATTTATTAATAGAGCAGTTATTGCGCTTTGCATGACATACGAACACCACAATATTGGCGCTGTGGCACGTCGGTGCTGATGCACCAGGGCAAGTTCAAATGGACGAGAGCGTCAACTATAGTTGTACAAGCTGCCTTGTCTTACTGTGATGATGCATGTGTCAAATCTTTGCCGCCAATAGTGGCCCGGTTCATATCGGAGAATTGACAATCTGAGGGATAGGCAGATACTGCAACGAGCATACACATATAACGGGACACTTCGACACTGGAAGTCCTCAATCTGTTACCGTATCTCTACCAATTCATCAATTTCCCAGGGGATCATCATTTTGATCCCGCATCACACGATATTTCTGTTTGTGTGTCGTACAAACGCTTTGATCATCAACGGGCACGGCTAAGTCCCCTCTTCTAGCTTGCTAGATTGTGTTCACGAACCGGCTTCACGGCTCGTTATAGATATGAGCCATGGCTTCGATTCAAACAGAACCTCATGATGTCGATGCTCATGATGCTCAGACTGCGGACGTTGAAGCTATCCCCTTAGTTGCGTCTTCGCCATCGGCGTCCGGTCAAACTACATCACCAAAGCCTACCGCTCATGAAAGTCGTAATTCCGATATATGGGGGATGGGTGGGTTTCAAAAAGCGGCATACGATATTCTCAGTGTTGTCATGCTGCCAGTATGCTTCACCTTTCTGTCATATATCGGGCTGAAGCACAGTGCAGGTGCAAATGATCAGTCGCAGCTGGCAAATCAGATAGCACTACTGTCGTACTGTTCAGAACACCAAAACGTAAGTCAACATTTGATACTTAGTTGACATCTGTTGTCTCCTTCTTTTGGGTCTCCACAGCTAACAGATTCAGTCAAGTGAAACATGCCGGCTATTTCTCATGGATACCAGCTACCTTTGGGACATTGCAAACTCGCTGTTCAAGGTGCAAGTCCTCAGCCAGTCATATTCCTCAAATCAAACAAGTAGTGTGTGGACTCGCGACAGTACGACTGGCAGAACCTCAACATCCGGTATTGTGagcgtttttttttttcgcctTGTATTGGTTTACGCATTCATTGATATCGTCACACGGACCAAAGTTGCATTAGTTGGTTTCGCGCGTGAACTATGTATACATATAAAACTCATCCTTCATAGGTTATATTTGCGACGCATCAAGACTTCAACTCACAAGCTGCGAAACAAAGTCGGAAAAACGCTCAGTGCAAGACCATGACGGTGCTCAAACAGCTTTCAGCAAGTGCGGTTGTGGTGAGCTGACCATCAGACCGGATCCTCGGCTGCCAGGAGGAGTACCAACACACTTTTGGGACAGTATGATCATACAGGCGATCAATGGACGGATAACACGAAAGATATCAGGTTTCAAATCACGCATGTACACATAGGTAATAAAGTCATGGTTGTCCCAAGCGACATGCGAGCATAGCACAACTAATTACCCATGATTCTCTGCACTGCTTTCACCAGAAGTTTCGAGTCCCTTGACCCAACAATTACCAACTCAACAAGCCCCATccagcatcaattgatccctCCAAGCATACACATCAATGAAATCAATTCAGTAGCCGTAGCCTCACTACACAAATCTACCACACATCCTCCACAAAAAGTGAACACAAAAGCCACCTAAGCAATGCCACCAGCCCCAAAAACCATCTTTAACAAGAAAATACCAACAGCCCGCCATCTGACAAGCAAACCAACGCCAGGCTATGCATGGGTTCTTTTGCACCTCACAGTCTTCCAAAAAAAACATCGACGACGAACGACCCAGAGACGCTGAAAATGCGCGAGACGGAGCGGATTATGTACACGAAGTAGAACATCGGATGGGGCGACGTCATGATAACGATAATGGATTAAACGTTAATTTTAGCAGCATGCAAAAACTGTTACGGCGTCTTGGGACGCTTCCAATAATATTGCTAGGAGGGTGTAAGTTACTGCTAGTCAAGGTAGGTGCAGGACCGGAACAAACCTTGTGCTGCTTTCTGCAGTTACGGAGACTAGGCTTGCGGAGACCGTCGACAACGGCTGCGCGACgctgctcgtcgtcgtcctgTTCGGGTACGTAATAATATTCACTTTCGAGGGCTTTTCCGGCGGCGTCTTTGCCCTGACGCTTGATTATGCCGATGCAGCGGGTGGCTTCGATGCTGGAGCGAAGGACCTCCTTGGTGAGGCCGGTCTTTTGCTCTGAAGGTAGGTTTTGCATGATTGTGGATAGGGGTGTTGATGAAAGACGCGAAAAGGCAAGCTGGTTCACGACATGGTTGGTGACAGCAGGGTCGACTTCGATGGAGGGCGTAGGAGTATCATCTTTGACAACATCGGGCTGATATGGTACGGATGCCACAGGTGGTGACGATGGAATATCATGCGGCTCATTGACTGAAGCAAAGATCTTTGTGGGTGTAGGCTTATAGTCAAGAACACGCTTCTTGATGGGCGATGACGGAATGGAGGGAGTCTCGGTTGAGCTCAGCGTCTCAGTGGAAGAAACATTGTGAGGCCGTCGATGAAGAGGTTTAGGCTGTTTAGGAGACTGTGTCGATATGGAAGCCAGTCTGCCAGCGATGTTGGCGCCAAAGGGACCGAACGAGTGAACAATGGGGTCGTTTTCCTCATCAGGATCATGCTCGTCCTCCGGATCACTTAGCTCGCTGGAGAAACTGACCGTGGCATCAGTCCGCATACTAACGCCGACGTCAAGAGTGTCACCCTTGGGCTCAGGTAGCTCTGGCTCGTCCTCGTAGATTTGAATGCCCTCGTCGCGACCAATAGCACCTGGAAGCAAAGCCTGAAGTCGCTGAGAGCTCGACAAACTGCCGATGGGAGTCGGGCTTTCCGGCGAGGTGATGCGTGTGGTCCTTCGCAGAGGAGACGACTGCAACAACGAGTTTCCTCGCACCTGTGGGCGTGGAGGGGAATCATCCCAGCTTGAATCAGACAAGTTTGCCAAGTTCTCAGAGgcaacaactcctccacgTTTGGGCCATTGAATCATGACACGAGCATCCAAAACATCGACCATGAGATCAGTACCCTCCGTCTCACTGGTAAAGCTGTCGCCCTTGAACAGCTCCCACGTTCGACCCTGGCAATGCAGTTTCAGGCCATTCCACCCGTTGCAGATAATCTCAATCTTGTTGGTCTCCAGAGGGCTTGGAGCAGGGATATAACGCGCTTTAACGTGCACACGCGACACCAGGCGGTTAGCAGAAAGTTGAAACTGGGACGAGTTGGAAGAGCGGCCCATGGCTACAATTTCTCCGTTCTCAGGGAGCTCGACAGCTGGCACAGCCGACAGAGGTGCGCGTTCAGAAGTTGTGCGGGCGAAACCAGGTCGACGAGGCGGCGAGCTTGACAGGATGCCCGTGCTCGAGGTGGGCACAGGCGTGGGATACTTGAGCTGTGCATTTCCCGTGTGTTGGCGTTTCAATGGACGCGGCAGAGCTGGTGAGGAAGAGAGAGGCTCAAATGGAGGCAGCAAAGAAGGTGCAGGCCGTTTTGTTCcagccaaagttgaagatgaagaacgAGAAGCGGCACCAGATGTTGTAGGTGGAAGTGTGGGCTCGTTGGCCGCAGGTACAGCAGTCCGCGGCGGTGACGAGTCCATTATGAATAAAAAAAACAGGTATTCTAGTTATTAAAGGCAACGAGGCCCAAGGTCATTCTCGCGTGCCGCCAAACAATATTCAGATTTATTTCCGTCGTGGTTGTCCTGTTTCGTGGAAGGTTCGGTGATATTCGCGGTTTGGCAAAGCGCGTAAAGAGGTGAACCGTCGTTTGGAAAACCAGTGCACCCACTTCCTCGCACTTACACGCGCCGAGTGCCAGGCCAGCAAAGACGACTGAAGCAGCTGCGAATATGATATGGAAGTTGATGTTCGAATATTCGATTGATTACTGTCGAGGGCCGCCAAAGTAGGTCGGGAGGTGTGGTGTTTAGCCTTGGCTTCGGTTTTGGGCCTCGGGGTGTgcgtgtctggtgcaagcAAACtgaaaggaagaaaggcaagTGTGGTTTTGCAGCAGGAGGTATTTTAAGGCGTCAGAAGACAAAGTGGGCTCTTGGACGAGACACGAACATTTGAACGCGACACTGATGGACCGCATCGCGTTGGCGTCCCACACGCCTTGTGCATGCATAACTTTTAGCGGTGATTCAGTGGGCTATCCGCCGGTTAGGGCTGTGAATTAGTGGCCAGTGCGCTACGGCTGGCGTGGTTTAGTGGGCATAGCCCCTGTAACAGCCGCTATTCCATCCGTCTCCATCACTGACGTCTTCCCAGTCCATGTTCACATCCATCACGTCCGCATCTCCCATCAAAACTCTTTTCATTGCCTCTCGCATAATCAGAAATCACTCTTTTCAACACGGCAACTCACGACATCTCACTTTCACCAATCTGCCACTCCACTTCCAAAAATGCTCCTCTCGCGTGACAAACATCCTCGGCTCGGCTGGTTCATCATCCCATGAGCCCGTCAAAGCCCCTCAGCCAGCCTCCTCTGAAAACACGTCTCCACCAAGGCGCGTCTGCACCCAACTGAGCTTCCACTTTCCAATCCAACCCAGCGCCTGGCCATTTaaaaaatgaagaaaaatAATTAGTTCATATGAATAAAAAAAGGACGAACCCTAGTTCCTCTTTTACTCTAGTTTGTCCCATTTCAGTTCCCTATGCAGCCGCCAAAGCGGTTTAGCCCTCTCCCTCGCCTCGTCTGCACTGCATTGGCTTTTATCGGATTCTGTTGTCACCACCCTTCCACTCCATGCTGAGGTCATAAGTcttttgaaccagacatgggtACGCCCCTTGTTCTTTGATACTATTCGCCTTTTACCCCGACgcttttcttccttgctaGGGGCTGCGGAGTTTGTGAATATGTTGCTGTTCGCATGCTGTTCAATCCGTCTTTGTCACATTCCACTATCTATGTGCGACTGTCTGAGGTTCATCTGCGCTGACTGAGCTCCGTATGCATGCTCTTTAACTCCATGTCGGACTGGGGTCTTTGTACGACGTAATTGCTGCCATTCACTCTCCCAGCAGTGTTGGCGCCAAGACATTTAAGGTTTCTGTCCTGGTGGCCGATAAAGTGATGGCATCATCAGTGATGCTTAGTGGGCCTGTGTTCATGAGCTGGCAATGCTGCTGCAAGACTGGTTGTGAAGTGCTTTTTATTCTGTTAAACTTTGCTGTGACCTCTTCATTCGTGAGTTGCCAGTTCATCTGCGTCAATCCCCGCTTCGTTGGGTGAATGGCTGATCAGCATTCGAGGTCGTGCTGGCGCGTCGCAGGTCCGAAACGTGCCTCGCGACATGGCGACAACACTACCCTGGAGGTTGGCCACCACGTCGCAATTGTGAAGAATTGATGCATAATTGGAAAGCAATTATCGCTTTTTTGGATTGACTGGATATCTTTCATCCATTTGACAATTTTTTGTACCGCCAATTGGTTGTGTGTTGGACACAATTCAGTACGCAGATGTTACATGCTATCTCCAACTGTCACGTTCGTGTAAGTCGATTCGGACGGCAACTACGCACGAGATTGTCATTCTCCTTCTCGGCAATTGACACGAGCCATACAGGTAAATTAGTGATGTTCACAACCGGTAATGCttcaagtacctaggtattttATATTCCCACAGCCATGCCACCAACGTTTTGAGGTTTCGTACCGGCCGTTGACTGTTGGCCAGCCGTTGTCAAAGGTTCGCTTCAAATCGCGCCGATGTCGCACTACGGTCCTACAGCCACCGTATCTCACCAATTGACGCCAAAAAAGACAGGAAACGCCCAATGCACACGGAATATCAGACTGAACACTTCAATTTCATCACAGATGTATGAAGGCTACAAACAACTACAACGTCTCCAGACACTATGCACATTCCAATCTACCGGCTGAGCTCCGAACTTCGAGGTGGAGAACGGTTCCGGACCGGACCGGCAGGGCGGAGACACGGGAGTTGCTTCTTCCGAGCGCCGAGCCAAGCGCCCCATAGCTTGTCAGCTGGCGCCGTCTGTCCGCCATTGCAAAatttggaccagaccagactttttTCTGGGCCAGCAAAAAAACTGCCCCCCACCACCGCCTAAAAAAAGGCAACTCTGCGATTCTGCCATTCACCAGCCTTCACTTACCGGTtgcacatcaacatcacagtAACCATGGCGCCGTCAAAAGAAGTTGCCGTCGTTGGCTCTAATGCCTTGACTTCAATTGATCCCGATCAGGTGTGTATTCTACCAGCAAGGCGGCTCTGAACCCTTGCATGCAAATCACCCAAGACTAATCGCTGGTGCAGACTTTGAAAGCCTCCAAGGCTCTTCTCGCACACATCAAAAAGGCCGCCAAAGAAACGTCCGAGGAATCAACCAAGCGTAATCTActcgaagatgacgacgacgaagaaacTCCCGTCTGGCTGACCCTCACCACGAAGCGACACATTGCCGACAAGGCTCGTCTCCAGCCTGGCAAGATTCCCGT
It contains:
- a CDS encoding Forkhead-associated (similar to Cordyceps militaris CM01 XP_006673973.1), whose product is MDSSPPRTAVPAANEPTLPPTTSGAASRSSSSTLAGTKRPAPSLLPPFEPLSSSPALPRPLKRQHTGNAQLKYPTPVPTSSTGILSSSPPRRPGFARTTSERAPLSAVPAVELPENGEIVAMGRSSNSSQFQLSANRLVSRVHVKARYIPAPSPLETNKIEIICNGWNGLKLHCQGRTWELFKGDSFTSETEGTDLMVDVLDARVMIQWPKRGGVVASENLANLSDSSWDDSPPRPQVRGNSLLQSSPLRRTTRITSPESPTPIGSLSSSQRLQALLPGAIGRDEGIQIYEDEPELPEPKGDTLDVGVSMRTDATVSFSSELSDPEDEHDPDEENDPIVHSFGPFGANIAGRLASISTQSPKQPKPLHRRPHNVSSTETLSSTETPSIPSSPIKKRVLDYKPTPTKIFASVNEPHDIPSSPPVASVPYQPDVVKDDTPTPSIEVDPAVTNHVVNQLAFSRLSSTPLSTIMQNLPSEQKTGLTKEVLRSSIEATRCIGIIKRQGKDAAGKALESEYYYVPEQDDDEQRRAAVVDGLRKPSLRNCRKQHKQYYWKRPKTP